A window from Schistosoma haematobium chromosome 1, whole genome shotgun sequence encodes these proteins:
- a CDS encoding hypothetical protein (EggNog:ENOG410VJ0D~COG:S): MSATLITELQELLTVGINVDKYHLHLTVKLVAVICDAPARSNVKYIVGHNGIAGCDKCQVLGTRMGGRMTFPNGEHDLRSDVTFRCRSQSIHHRGRSSFENLPVDMIKCFPCEPMHMIYLGVTKKIVSLWKELALKRLNRMDQSIIASINDALDLCRQHTTCDFQRKCRSLNEVSVWKATECRLFLLYLGPVVLQNRLPLSMYRNFQSLSLSIYLLSHPKFHSIFANSVRVYINNFLLGYERCYGTEHLIYNVHSLKHIADDVMEHGTLESFAAFPFESYMRKIRRSVHCGFAVAKQAAQRYAEEVYFQSILNQDMADNVTEPEVTDNSSKQMVSYRNSKLSTSRPDNVVIAKGRPGFVTEIRDGGLIRFRPFHSPSDLYTDPFPSSSIGMFKCSTLSHECTWITLTDILCKCMCLRTQHYEVIIPLLHTF, from the coding sequence ATGTCAGCAACACTTATAACAGAGTTACAGGAGTTGCTGACAGTAGGTATTAATGTAGATAAGTATCACTTacatttaacagttaaattagtTGCTGTTATTTGTGACGCTCCAGCTCGCAGCAACGTCAAGTACATTGTGGGACACAATGGTATCGCTGGCTGTGACAAATGTCAGGTCTTAGGGACGCGAATGGGTGGTCGAATGACTTTCCCCAATGGTGAACACGACTTAAGAAGTGATGTCACTTTTCGTTGTAGGTCCCAATCTATCCATCATCGTGGCagaagttcatttgaaaatctgCCAGTGGATATGATTAAATGTTTCCCTTGTGAACCCATGCATATGATATATTTAGGTGTTACCAAAAAAATTGTTTCATTATGGAAGGAGCTAGCTCTTAAGCGACTTAATAGGATGGATCAATCAATTATCGCATCAATAAATGATGCACTAGACTTATGTAGACAACACACGACATGCGATTTTCAACGGAAATGTCGTTCACTTAATGAAGTTTCTGTATGGAAAGCAACTGAATGTCGGTTGTTCTTATTATACTTAGGACCTGTAGttcttcagaataggttaccaTTATCAATGTACAGAAACTTCCAGTCACTCTCcttgtctatttatttattatcgcACCCTAAGTTTCATAGCATATTCGCTAACAGTGTTAGGGTTTACATTAATAACTTTTTATTAGGTTACGAAAGGTGTTACGGTACCGAACACTTAATCTACAATGTGCATAGTTTAAAGCACATTGCAGACGACGTTATGGAACATGGTACTTTAGAATCGTTCGCAGCATTTCCTTTTGAGTCCTACATGAGAAAAATTAGGCGTTCAGTACACTGTGGATTCGCCGTGGCTAAACAAGCCGCACAGCGATATGCCGAAGAAGTTTACTTTCAAAGTATACTGAATCAGGATATGGCTGACAATGTCACTGAACCTGAGGTAACTGATAATTCTTCCAAGCAAATGGTCAGTTACAGGAACTCAAAGCTATCTACTTCAAGGCCGGACAATGTAGTTATTGCCAAAGGTAGACCAGGGTTCGTAACAGAAATCCGTGATGGAGGTCTTATTAGGTTCCGGCCATTTCATAGTCCTTCTGATTTGTATACTGACCCTTTTCCCTCCAGTAGTATTGGTATGTTTAAGTGTTCTACCTTAAGCCACGAATGCACGTGGATAACACTAACAGACATACTTTGTAAGTGCATGTGCTTGCGCACACAACATTATGAGGTCATTATCCCTCTTTTACATACATTCTAG